From the Gordonia bronchialis DSM 43247 genome, one window contains:
- a CDS encoding type II toxin-antitoxin system PemK/MazF family toxin, with product MSAELRRGTVCWVELDPARGREQAGRRPALVVSSDIFLAQADSLAIILPATTTDRGWPNHVRLRGNEFTPQRPTFAMTEQPRTIARERIHAIIGVVDSDTMREVDQWLRDFLSLP from the coding sequence ATGTCCGCTGAGCTTCGGCGAGGAACGGTGTGCTGGGTCGAACTCGATCCCGCTCGTGGGCGCGAGCAGGCCGGGCGCCGTCCCGCGCTCGTAGTGTCCAGCGACATCTTTCTCGCCCAAGCCGATAGTCTTGCGATCATTCTTCCCGCAACCACCACGGACCGCGGATGGCCGAATCACGTGCGCCTGCGTGGGAACGAGTTCACGCCGCAGCGGCCCACATTCGCTATGACCGAACAGCCGAGAACAATTGCGCGCGAACGGATTCACGCGATCATCGGTGTCGTGGACAGCGACACGATGCGAGAGGTCGATCAGTGGCTGCGAGACTTCCTCTCACTGCCGTGA
- a CDS encoding GyrI-like domain-containing protein, with protein sequence MQGAPQCGAYGGPDYREGSELTYLFGVAVGADAEVPTDLDVIDLDAGAWVAFRTSGPHPAGLQEAYAASATEWFPSNPWRLRPGPSIVAILERAEDFSTATCELWFPIERA encoded by the coding sequence GTGCAGGGCGCGCCACAGTGCGGTGCGTACGGCGGTCCCGATTATCGGGAGGGTAGCGAGCTCACCTATCTGTTCGGCGTGGCGGTCGGCGCCGACGCCGAGGTTCCCACCGATCTCGACGTGATCGACCTCGATGCCGGGGCATGGGTCGCCTTCCGCACGTCGGGGCCGCACCCGGCCGGACTGCAGGAAGCGTACGCGGCATCGGCGACGGAGTGGTTCCCGTCCAACCCATGGCGACTGCGCCCGGGACCGTCGATCGTGGCGATCCTGGAGCGTGCGGAGGATTTCAGTACGGCCACGTGTGAGCTGTGGTTCCCGATCGAGCGGGCGTGA
- a CDS encoding class I SAM-dependent methyltransferase, which produces MLVDQSPPVLADTLGLRIADVDDSWRQRPDMDPVRMSTNRASIVARSRLAKDVVSASGATQYVILGAGLDTFAQRHDGPTQVFEIDAPATSAWKRDRLDALGLRAAERLHLVPVDFEAGESWLDQVVTAGLDPAIPTVVSMLGVTMYLSREAISATLCAAATLAAGSTMVFSYSRPIEMAPA; this is translated from the coding sequence ATGCTGGTCGACCAGTCCCCACCCGTCCTCGCCGACACGCTCGGGCTGCGGATCGCCGATGTCGACGACTCGTGGAGGCAGCGTCCGGATATGGATCCGGTCCGGATGAGTACCAACCGGGCGTCGATCGTGGCCCGCTCGCGGCTGGCCAAGGATGTGGTAAGCGCTTCGGGGGCAACGCAATACGTCATCCTGGGGGCCGGGCTGGACACCTTCGCACAGCGGCACGACGGCCCGACGCAAGTCTTCGAGATCGACGCGCCCGCCACCTCGGCCTGGAAGCGGGACCGGCTCGATGCACTCGGACTGCGCGCCGCGGAACGGCTACACCTGGTGCCCGTCGATTTCGAGGCCGGCGAGTCGTGGCTGGACCAGGTGGTCACCGCGGGCCTCGATCCGGCGATACCCACCGTGGTGTCCATGCTGGGCGTGACGATGTACCTGAGTCGGGAGGCCATATCGGCGACGTTGTGCGCCGCCGCGACGCTGGCCGCGGGCTCGACGATGGTGTTCAGCTACTCGCGCCCGATCGAGATGGCACCGGCCTAG
- a CDS encoding PIN domain-containing protein, whose amino-acid sequence MTDYLVDNSVWARLATGDPKITDRLRRIERAPADLFVTCPPQVLEFCHSARTPEDHARYREQISLGFPLERAPDESLVLDIQSALWNAGMVRAAGSLDIIIAGYGIVNDATVLAADHDFGYIARVTDLQFEYVAPTA is encoded by the coding sequence ATGACCGACTACCTCGTCGACAACTCCGTCTGGGCGAGATTGGCCACCGGTGACCCGAAGATCACGGACCGGTTGCGGCGCATCGAGCGTGCGCCCGCGGACTTGTTCGTCACCTGCCCGCCGCAGGTCCTAGAGTTTTGTCATAGCGCCCGTACGCCCGAGGATCATGCTCGGTACCGTGAGCAGATCTCATTGGGGTTCCCCCTGGAACGCGCCCCTGACGAGTCACTGGTACTGGATATCCAAAGCGCGCTGTGGAATGCGGGGATGGTTCGTGCGGCCGGATCGTTAGACATCATCATTGCGGGGTACGGCATCGTTAACGACGCGACAGTCCTGGCGGCGGACCATGACTTTGGCTACATAGCGCGGGTGACAGACTTGCAGTTTGAGTACGTCGCGCCGACCGCATGA
- a CDS encoding type II toxin-antitoxin system VapB family antitoxin, whose amino-acid sequence MAVTSVDLDPALIERARELTGERSNRAVLDLALRRLIASKQKGTMIEGIAALNDLPEGLGAPVIPPDEPEH is encoded by the coding sequence ATGGCGGTTACAAGTGTCGATCTGGACCCCGCATTGATCGAGCGGGCCAGGGAGCTGACGGGGGAGCGATCCAATCGGGCTGTGCTCGACCTTGCGCTGAGGAGGCTCATCGCGTCTAAGCAGAAGGGGACCATGATCGAGGGTATCGCCGCGCTCAATGACTTGCCGGAAGGACTAGGGGCGCCGGTAATTCCACCGGACGAGCCCGAGCATTGA
- the ychF gene encoding redox-regulated ATPase YchF: protein MSLTLGIVGLPNVGKSTLFNALTRNDVLAANYPFATIEPNIGVVELPDSRLERLAEIFGSERILPATVSFVDIAGIVKGASEGEGMGNQFLANIREADAICQVVRVFADDDVVHVDGRVDPLSDIEVIETELILADLQTLEKALPRLEKDARKNKDLAETVAAAQKAQEILNSGKTLFSQKDSFDHTAVRELHLMTTKPFLYVFNSDESVLTDDARKAELKAAIAPADAVFLDAKVESELLELDDADAQELLDSIGQDEPGLRSLARAGFHTLGLQTYLTAGPKESRAWTIHRGDTAPKAAGVIHTDFEKGFIKAEIVSFEDLDAAGSMAAAKAAGKVRMEGKDYVMADGDVVEFRFNV, encoded by the coding sequence GTGAGTCTCACCCTCGGAATCGTCGGCCTGCCCAACGTCGGCAAGTCGACCCTGTTCAACGCGCTGACCCGTAACGACGTGCTGGCGGCGAATTACCCGTTCGCCACCATCGAGCCGAACATCGGGGTCGTCGAGCTCCCGGACAGCCGTCTCGAGCGGCTCGCCGAGATCTTCGGTAGCGAACGCATCCTGCCCGCGACGGTGTCCTTCGTCGACATCGCCGGCATCGTGAAGGGCGCCTCCGAGGGCGAGGGGATGGGCAACCAGTTCCTGGCCAACATCCGTGAGGCCGACGCGATCTGTCAGGTCGTCCGCGTCTTCGCCGACGACGACGTGGTGCACGTCGACGGCCGCGTCGACCCGCTCTCCGACATCGAGGTCATCGAGACCGAACTGATCCTTGCCGACCTCCAGACCCTGGAGAAGGCGCTGCCGCGGCTGGAGAAGGACGCCCGCAAGAACAAGGACCTCGCCGAGACCGTGGCCGCCGCGCAGAAGGCGCAGGAAATCCTGAACTCGGGCAAAACCCTGTTCTCGCAGAAGGATTCGTTTGACCACACGGCGGTCCGCGAACTCCACCTGATGACCACCAAGCCGTTCCTGTACGTTTTCAACTCCGACGAGAGCGTGCTCACCGATGATGCCCGCAAGGCGGAGTTGAAGGCCGCCATCGCACCCGCGGACGCCGTCTTCCTCGACGCCAAGGTGGAGAGTGAACTGCTCGAACTCGACGATGCAGACGCGCAGGAACTGCTCGACTCCATCGGGCAGGACGAACCCGGACTCCGATCGCTGGCCCGCGCCGGCTTCCACACCCTCGGGCTGCAGACCTATTTGACGGCCGGCCCCAAGGAATCTCGCGCGTGGACGATCCATCGGGGTGACACCGCGCCCAAGGCTGCCGGGGTCATCCACACCGACTTCGAGAAGGGCTTCATCAAGGCCGAGATCGTCTCCTTCGAGGACCTCGACGCCGCCGGGTCGATGGCCGCCGCCAAGGCCGCGGGCAAGGTGCGGATGGAGGGCAAGGACTACGTCATGGCCGACGGGGATGTTGTGGAGTTCCGGTTCAACGTGTAG
- a CDS encoding AI-2E family transporter — translation MTDTPAGFGSSENPDNAHAPDSATDSVGTPDSARTYPSRTSVMMAGLRSSALVGLQIILVVATLWVVMWLLAKLWVILLPILLAIIVCTILWPPVRWMRNHGVPPAAASVVMMLVAVGVFAGVIGAIVPSVVDQAPDLANRATDGVKKLQDWVQGPPLNVRDEQLDNVVHTITDKLQSSSSTIAQGVFSGVGTATSLLVTIFSALVLVFFFLKDGPKFVPWLARNLGKPTGSHVGEVLNRMWASLGGFIRTQALVSFVDAALIGIGLVILDIPLAGVLIVITFLGGFIPIVGAFVAGALAVLIALVSNGLTSALIVLAIILAVQQLEGNVLQPWLQSKSMDLHAVIVLLSVTLGGTLFGITGAFLAVPAVAAIAVVLRYLNEQIAERAGETLPPEGTPVTAHAGEVRDEDPPDEAPRSDPGTAEPA, via the coding sequence GTGACAGACACGCCCGCCGGTTTCGGTTCATCCGAGAACCCGGACAACGCGCACGCTCCCGATTCCGCCACCGATTCCGTCGGCACACCCGACTCCGCCCGCACCTACCCGTCGCGGACGAGTGTGATGATGGCCGGTCTGCGTTCGAGTGCACTCGTCGGCCTGCAGATCATCCTCGTCGTGGCCACGCTGTGGGTGGTGATGTGGCTGCTCGCCAAGCTGTGGGTGATCCTGTTGCCCATTCTGTTGGCCATCATCGTGTGCACCATCCTGTGGCCACCGGTGCGCTGGATGCGCAATCACGGGGTCCCGCCCGCAGCGGCGTCGGTGGTCATGATGCTGGTCGCGGTGGGCGTGTTCGCGGGAGTGATCGGCGCGATCGTGCCGTCGGTCGTCGACCAGGCACCGGACCTCGCGAACCGGGCGACCGACGGTGTCAAGAAGCTCCAGGATTGGGTGCAGGGTCCGCCGCTGAACGTGCGCGACGAACAACTCGACAACGTCGTGCACACCATCACCGACAAGCTGCAGTCCAGTTCGTCGACGATCGCGCAGGGCGTCTTCAGCGGCGTCGGTACGGCGACCTCGCTGCTGGTCACCATCTTCAGCGCGTTGGTCTTGGTGTTCTTCTTCCTCAAGGACGGGCCGAAGTTCGTACCGTGGCTCGCCCGCAACCTGGGTAAGCCCACCGGATCGCATGTGGGCGAGGTGCTCAACCGGATGTGGGCCAGCCTCGGTGGCTTCATCCGCACCCAGGCGCTGGTCAGCTTTGTCGATGCCGCGCTCATCGGTATCGGCCTGGTGATCCTGGACATCCCGCTGGCTGGAGTGCTGATCGTCATCACGTTCCTCGGCGGGTTCATCCCGATCGTCGGTGCGTTCGTCGCCGGGGCACTGGCCGTGTTGATCGCGCTGGTCTCCAATGGGCTCACCTCGGCGCTGATCGTGCTCGCCATCATCCTGGCCGTGCAGCAACTCGAGGGAAATGTGCTGCAGCCGTGGCTGCAGTCCAAGTCGATGGATCTGCACGCGGTGATCGTGCTCCTGTCGGTCACCTTGGGCGGCACGCTCTTCGGGATCACCGGGGCCTTCCTCGCCGTTCCCGCGGTGGCGGCCATCGCGGTGGTCCTGCGCTACCTCAACGAGCAGATCGCCGAGCGCGCAGGCGAAACCCTGCCGCCCGAAGGCACTCCGGTGACCGCCCACGCGGGTGAGGTGCGCGACGAGGACCCGCCGGATGAGGCTCCTCGTAGCGACCCGGGCACCGCCGAACCGGCCTGA
- a CDS encoding AlkA N-terminal domain-containing protein, whose amino-acid sequence MTIDLETTESVAPTTDLDFDRCYRALCARDARFDGQFFVTVSTTGIYCRPSCPAQTPRPQNVSFVLTTATAQQRGFRACRRCAPDAVPGSPRWNAGADTASRAMRLIADGVVEREGVGGLAGRLRYSPRHLTRVLTDNLGAGPLALARAHRATNARILIQCTTMPMADVAFAAGFASVRQFNDTVRAVFGLTPTQLRRLRAATRSAAAPIARPDADGITLRLVYRPPYRWSWMRWFLGSHAAAGVESVIDDDPDAITPATRWRYRRVLDLPHGPALAVVEPSTEETGPPFVRLTLHHMDMRDLGVAVNRIRRHLDLDADVATAEDALRHDPALRPLIDAAPGLRLPGSLDPAETILRTMIGQQISVAAARTHIDALVARLGTRVPWPDEADLPPSAVFPSATFPSATAIAEHGHQVLRGPRRRIESIVAVAAALADKTVEPHPGLAASDLRAQLLELPGIGPWTAALVAMRVTGDPDIALTDDLVVKQAMTELGIDIRSVPSWSPWRSYASMHLWRHRLAGSGAVI is encoded by the coding sequence GTGACCATCGATCTGGAGACCACCGAGAGCGTCGCGCCGACCACGGACCTCGACTTCGACCGCTGCTACCGCGCGTTGTGCGCACGTGATGCACGATTCGACGGACAGTTCTTCGTCACCGTGTCCACCACCGGGATCTACTGCCGGCCGTCCTGCCCGGCACAGACCCCCCGGCCCCAGAACGTCTCATTCGTGCTCACCACGGCGACCGCGCAACAACGCGGGTTCCGGGCCTGCCGCCGATGCGCCCCCGACGCCGTGCCCGGTTCGCCGCGCTGGAATGCGGGCGCCGACACCGCATCCCGGGCGATGCGGCTCATCGCCGACGGCGTGGTGGAACGCGAAGGAGTCGGCGGACTGGCCGGACGCCTGCGCTACTCCCCGCGCCACCTGACGCGGGTCCTCACCGACAACCTGGGCGCCGGACCGCTGGCTCTGGCCCGCGCACATCGAGCGACCAACGCGCGCATCCTCATCCAGTGCACGACGATGCCGATGGCCGATGTCGCCTTCGCCGCCGGGTTCGCCAGTGTCCGCCAGTTCAACGACACCGTCCGCGCCGTCTTCGGCCTGACCCCCACGCAACTTCGGCGTCTGCGGGCCGCAACGCGTTCGGCCGCCGCGCCGATCGCCAGACCGGACGCGGACGGCATCACATTGCGGCTGGTCTATCGTCCGCCGTATCGGTGGTCGTGGATGCGTTGGTTCCTCGGATCGCATGCCGCTGCCGGCGTCGAATCCGTCATCGACGATGATCCCGACGCCATCACACCGGCGACGCGGTGGCGCTATCGGCGGGTGCTGGATCTGCCGCACGGGCCCGCCCTGGCCGTCGTCGAACCGTCGACCGAGGAGACCGGACCGCCCTTCGTCCGACTCACGTTGCACCACATGGACATGCGCGATCTCGGTGTCGCGGTGAACCGCATCCGACGCCACCTCGATCTCGACGCCGACGTCGCCACCGCCGAGGACGCCCTGCGGCATGATCCGGCGTTGCGTCCGCTCATCGATGCGGCACCCGGACTGCGCCTGCCCGGCAGCCTCGATCCGGCCGAGACGATCCTGCGCACGATGATCGGCCAGCAGATCAGCGTGGCCGCCGCACGCACCCACATCGACGCCCTCGTCGCCCGGCTCGGCACTCGTGTGCCCTGGCCCGACGAAGCCGACCTGCCCCCATCGGCCGTATTCCCTTCTGCCACATTCCCTTCTGCCACCGCCATCGCCGAACACGGCCATCAGGTTCTGCGCGGTCCGCGGCGGCGGATCGAGTCCATCGTCGCCGTGGCCGCGGCACTCGCCGACAAGACGGTGGAACCGCATCCGGGGTTGGCTGCGTCTGACTTACGTGCCCAACTACTCGAACTACCCGGCATCGGCCCCTGGACCGCGGCGCTCGTCGCGATGCGCGTGACCGGCGATCCCGACATCGCACTCACCGACGACCTCGTCGTCAAGCAGGCGATGACCGAGCTGGGCATCGACATCCGGTCGGTGCCGAGCTGGTCGCCGTGGCGGTCCTACGCATCGATGCATCTGTGGCGCCACCGACTGGCCGGCTCCGGCGCCGTGATCTGA
- a CDS encoding methylated-DNA--[protein]-cysteine S-methyltransferase yields the protein MTATELDDTATGSDTRARTADWVTLSTPDGPFTVIADDAGRVLASGWTDDPGYLAVLVSPSLRPATLRAGRDLSAITDAVTAYYDGDHEAPDAVEVVQRSGPFLERAWEALRTVRPGEPVTYTALAALAGGPLAVRAAASSCARNAAALFVPCHRVLRSDGTLGGFRYGLEIKQSLLNREALDREA from the coding sequence ATGACCGCAACCGAGCTCGACGACACCGCCACCGGATCGGACACCCGCGCCCGGACCGCAGACTGGGTGACGCTGTCCACCCCCGACGGCCCGTTCACCGTCATCGCCGACGACGCCGGACGGGTTCTGGCCTCCGGCTGGACCGACGACCCGGGCTATCTCGCGGTGCTCGTCAGCCCGTCGCTGCGCCCCGCCACCCTGCGCGCCGGACGTGATCTGAGCGCCATCACCGACGCCGTGACCGCCTACTACGACGGCGACCACGAAGCACCGGATGCCGTGGAGGTGGTGCAGCGGTCGGGCCCGTTCCTGGAACGGGCGTGGGAGGCGTTGCGGACGGTACGCCCGGGTGAACCCGTCACCTACACCGCACTCGCCGCGCTGGCGGGTGGGCCGCTGGCCGTGCGGGCCGCCGCCTCGTCATGTGCCCGCAACGCCGCGGCGCTGTTCGTCCCCTGCCACCGGGTCCTGCGCAGCGACGGCACCCTCGGCGGCTTCCGGTACGGACTCGAGATCAAGCAGTCGCTGCTGAACCGGGAGGCGCTGGACCGGGAGGCGTGA
- a CDS encoding DNA recombination protein RmuC — MIATAVALVVGVLLGAVVGWSVHAARTHGAVAAAQAQADALRQSREDVAQSLSWATEDAARRQSSAIGSQVNHIVEPLRSTLTALADELRRVEHNRVGAYAGLTEQMRGMHAASMALGDQTRQLANALHSSHARGRWGEIALERVVELAGMTRHCDFSTQVSAQSATGTVRPDLLVHLAGGRTIVVDAKVPLDAYLRAAEVTDRAEAQRLLADHARAVRSHITKLSAKAYWTAFDNTPEMVVLFLPAEAVLEAAARADAELIEYGFGRNVVIATPTTLVALLRTVALGWRHDAMARDAAVIHELGLTLHQRLHSVLGHLESVGSSLRKTVESYNSAVGVVENRLGVTARRLAELEGLGRDDEPPAPAVIHTTCRSPSTTPDPTPSSGVEGFPRANR, encoded by the coding sequence GTGATCGCAACAGCTGTGGCTCTCGTGGTGGGTGTTCTGCTCGGCGCCGTCGTGGGTTGGTCGGTGCATGCCGCCCGAACCCACGGCGCCGTCGCGGCGGCGCAGGCCCAGGCCGACGCACTGCGACAGTCCCGTGAGGACGTGGCGCAGTCGTTGTCCTGGGCCACCGAGGACGCCGCCCGCAGGCAGTCGTCGGCGATCGGTTCGCAGGTGAACCACATCGTCGAGCCCCTCCGATCAACGCTCACCGCGCTGGCTGACGAACTGCGCCGGGTGGAACACAATCGAGTGGGCGCCTACGCCGGGCTGACCGAGCAGATGCGCGGCATGCACGCGGCGTCGATGGCCCTGGGTGACCAGACCCGCCAACTCGCCAACGCGCTGCACAGCTCGCACGCGCGTGGCCGGTGGGGTGAGATCGCCCTGGAGCGCGTGGTGGAACTGGCCGGGATGACCCGGCACTGCGACTTCAGCACGCAGGTGTCTGCGCAGTCCGCCACCGGAACGGTCCGCCCCGACCTGCTGGTCCACCTCGCCGGGGGCCGGACCATCGTCGTCGACGCCAAGGTGCCCCTTGACGCGTATCTGCGTGCCGCGGAGGTCACCGACCGCGCCGAGGCACAGCGTCTGCTGGCCGACCACGCCCGGGCGGTGCGCTCCCACATCACCAAACTGTCGGCCAAGGCGTACTGGACCGCCTTCGACAACACCCCGGAGATGGTGGTGCTGTTCCTGCCGGCCGAGGCGGTACTCGAAGCCGCCGCGCGCGCCGACGCCGAGCTGATCGAGTACGGCTTCGGACGCAACGTGGTCATCGCGACCCCCACCACTCTCGTCGCCCTGCTGCGCACCGTCGCGCTGGGCTGGCGGCACGATGCCATGGCGCGCGATGCCGCGGTCATCCACGAACTGGGTCTCACCCTGCATCAGCGCCTCCACAGCGTCCTGGGCCACCTGGAGAGTGTCGGCTCGTCACTGCGTAAGACCGTCGAGTCCTACAACAGTGCGGTCGGCGTTGTCGAGAACCGGCTGGGCGTCACCGCCCGCCGATTGGCCGAACTCGAGGGGCTCGGACGTGACGACGAGCCACCGGCACCGGCCGTGATCCACACCACGTGCCGGTCGCCGAGCACGACGCCGGACCCGACACCATCGTCGGGCGTTGAAGGATTTCCGCGCGCGAACCGGTAG
- a CDS encoding DUF6542 domain-containing protein, protein MPSPQRAGASLPLDQQSVLPTVRGLPWWGAVLLATGPTALGAVIDATRNESLGATYNFFYLVGCVAAALAVRRRALFTAAAQPPLIAFVVSIVTLYQLHSQQASSNTRSLIVKVLIPIATNFPWMAVTFLITLALVLTRWYLTRSEAERARRRPGTRRASKRSKPTTAESDGETTAGKSRPRSRTRGAGERPAPGTRAKSSTAQRPRSAARPKRIPPRTEAADAPSAGRPEDTTAAGTPVPPRPKRATAGQVLREAGRQIEGENARPSVAADLAPYESSTEAARGYPNTRARNRSS, encoded by the coding sequence GTGCCTTCCCCACAACGAGCCGGAGCATCGCTGCCGCTGGATCAGCAGTCGGTGCTCCCGACCGTGCGCGGCCTGCCCTGGTGGGGCGCAGTTCTGCTGGCCACCGGCCCCACCGCACTCGGCGCCGTGATCGACGCGACCAGGAACGAGAGCCTGGGCGCCACGTACAACTTCTTCTACCTCGTCGGTTGTGTGGCTGCTGCGCTCGCAGTCCGGCGCCGTGCACTGTTCACGGCCGCCGCGCAGCCGCCGCTGATCGCGTTCGTGGTCAGCATCGTCACGCTGTATCAGCTGCATTCGCAGCAGGCGTCGTCGAACACCCGCAGTCTGATCGTCAAGGTGCTCATCCCGATCGCGACGAACTTCCCCTGGATGGCCGTCACCTTCCTGATCACCCTCGCCCTCGTGCTCACCCGCTGGTACCTGACCCGTAGTGAGGCCGAACGGGCCCGCCGACGACCCGGCACCCGTCGGGCCTCGAAAAGGTCGAAGCCGACGACCGCCGAGTCCGACGGTGAGACCACCGCCGGTAAGAGCCGTCCACGTTCGCGCACCCGCGGTGCCGGGGAACGACCGGCGCCGGGAACCCGCGCCAAGTCATCGACCGCGCAGCGGCCACGTAGCGCGGCGCGCCCCAAACGCATACCGCCTCGCACCGAAGCCGCCGACGCCCCGAGCGCCGGTCGGCCGGAGGACACGACCGCGGCCGGCACGCCGGTTCCCCCGCGTCCCAAGCGTGCGACCGCCGGGCAGGTGCTGCGCGAGGCGGGCCGTCAGATCGAGGGCGAGAACGCCCGTCCGTCGGTTGCGGCCGACCTTGCTCCCTACGAATCGAGCACCGAGGCCGCGCGCGGATACCCGAATACCCGGGCCCGGAACCGCAGCAGCTGA
- a CDS encoding nucleosidase encodes MSVNSVLIVSATRSEARYVPPGSRLLITGIGKVRAATALARELSVGDPVREVINIGTAGALHDHHAGLFLPSAVIEHDISSAALRAMGYEMTDRWELPDGDGTVLASGDTFVADPAHRAVLARSADLVDMEGCAIAHVSAEFGVGCRLVKVVTDSADEGAMQWPELVDAAARRLGQWLAGR; translated from the coding sequence GTGTCTGTCAACAGCGTCCTGATCGTCTCGGCAACCCGCAGCGAGGCACGGTATGTGCCCCCCGGTTCGCGTCTGCTCATCACCGGGATCGGCAAGGTCCGTGCCGCGACGGCGCTGGCCCGTGAACTGTCGGTCGGCGACCCGGTCCGCGAGGTGATCAATATCGGGACAGCGGGCGCGCTGCACGACCATCACGCGGGGCTGTTCCTACCGTCGGCGGTGATCGAACATGACATCAGCAGCGCGGCGCTGCGTGCGATGGGCTACGAGATGACCGACCGCTGGGAGTTACCCGACGGCGACGGGACGGTCCTCGCCTCCGGCGACACCTTTGTGGCCGATCCCGCCCATCGCGCGGTACTGGCCCGCAGCGCCGACCTCGTGGACATGGAAGGCTGCGCCATCGCCCATGTGAGTGCCGAATTCGGGGTGGGGTGCCGGCTGGTCAAGGTCGTCACCGACAGTGCCGACGAGGGTGCGATGCAGTGGCCGGAACTGGTGGATGCCGCCGCCCGTCGACTCGGGCAGTGGCTGGCCGGGCGGTGA
- a CDS encoding fructosamine kinase family protein — MSEPFRKSGRPDADPDFFAAEAAGLRWLAQAGAPVVEVLAVTDDSIELVRLSGARPTVDAARRFGVSLARMHDAGAARFGSPPPGYHGRQFIGRRRLSSTEYDSWGAFYANERVLPYREPAVRARNLTAADDDDVRAACELIAAGVFDDDDPPARIHGDLWSGNVMWTPAGVVMIDPAAHGGHRETDLAMLALFGCPLLETILDAYTSARPLVDGWRGRVPLHQLHPLAVHAAGHGPSYGVELGRAARATLELAGRRN, encoded by the coding sequence TTGAGCGAACCCTTCCGCAAGTCCGGGCGGCCCGATGCCGATCCGGACTTCTTTGCCGCCGAAGCCGCCGGTTTGCGGTGGCTGGCGCAGGCCGGGGCGCCGGTGGTGGAGGTGCTCGCGGTCACCGACGACTCGATCGAACTCGTGCGGTTGTCGGGGGCGCGGCCGACCGTCGATGCCGCGCGACGGTTCGGGGTTTCGCTGGCCCGGATGCACGATGCCGGGGCGGCGCGGTTCGGTTCGCCGCCGCCGGGTTACCACGGCCGGCAGTTCATCGGCCGGCGTCGGCTCAGCTCAACCGAATACGACAGCTGGGGGGCGTTCTACGCGAATGAGCGAGTCCTGCCCTATCGCGAGCCGGCGGTGCGGGCACGCAACCTCACCGCAGCCGACGACGACGATGTGCGGGCCGCGTGCGAGCTGATCGCCGCCGGCGTCTTCGACGACGACGACCCACCCGCCCGCATACACGGCGACCTGTGGAGCGGGAACGTGATGTGGACGCCGGCCGGCGTGGTGATGATCGACCCGGCTGCCCACGGCGGGCATCGCGAGACCGACCTGGCGATGCTGGCCCTGTTCGGGTGTCCGCTGCTCGAGACCATTCTCGACGCCTACACGTCGGCCCGTCCGCTCGTCGACGGGTGGCGCGGCCGCGTGCCCCTGCATCAGCTTCATCCGCTCGCCGTGCACGCTGCCGGTCACGGACCGTCCTACGGAGTCGAATTGGGCCGTGCGGCGCGGGCCACGCTGGAACTGGCCGGGCGCCGCAATTGA